The DNA segment AAAAGCAATCCAAGGTAGACACAAGTGATAAGTGATAAGTGCACATAAACAAGTGACTGGTTgataaagtttcaatttttaaagtaaaaaaaaattaccttgcAGCTGCAGCTGAAGAAGAATACCAGCGGATAAAGATagagagagaaggaagaaattGAGTCTCCAAGACAAAAGgagatgatgaagaagagcGTTGGACACTCAAGAGCTTTAAATATCAAGTTGATATGGCGTGATCAAGGCTCCGAAAATTTTCAATACACACATAAAAAGTGaatattttagaatataaaaaaagaaaaacacatcataattttactttcaggtttataaatatgttctttttttatatgccATTCAGCTGAATCATTACAACCTgaaattaatgttaattttcgcAAAACACCCATCTGCAGACAGAACAAAATATACTGATATTATGGTTACAAACTTACAATAattactttcttttattttcatttctttttagtcttttaaaagattaaacaatacggatattttatttatttgtcttcAGTTATGTCGTTTTATGTATTGGAGATGGTGCATATGCTCTGCTTGTAAAACGGATGTGCTGACAAAACTGAGGATTATCGGGTGCGGCTGCAGATACGTGTATCCAACTTTTTTCTTCTATGAACTAAATACAAGTCTCatttaactaaataaataaatttttctatcttctttataaataataatgtgcTTACTGTTATTCTATCATTGAAGATTTTCTTTTCTGGTCACAATCACAGGTGATCAAACCAGTCCAACACGGTGAAATGGAAGATAGATCCGTCACTTGGTTGTTACCAACCTTTTTTAAATCTGAGATGCTGGAAAAACGAATGGTCCAACCTGAGAAGTGTGAATACACTGTTTTGAAGGATTTATTCACATAATACAATAAAAAGTTTCTGAAACAAAACCAAGGCAACACAACTAACAAGCCAATTTATGTTATTGTCAACTTATTAACTTAGTGTAAGTTTGTTTCaccaattatttgtttattctaATATTAAGTAAGTACTTCTTAACAAAGGTGAGCATAAATTTTCCGAATAAAAACATTATccgtggaaaaaaaaattgtcccctaattttctgttaaaaaaGCTTGTTAACTTAATGCTCACGTAAATAAAACGGTGGTTTAATAGCATTATAAAAAACGATCATTAAAAAAACTGTTTATTATAACTCACTTTAAAGTTTGAAAGTCAaattaatccaaaaaaaaaattctttgaaaGCCTGTTATCACACGCACAAGAAGGGTGAGGGACAAATCCACAGATTTGTACTGCATCTGTACCCACGAGGTCCAATCTTATGTGCATAAGTTCATACCTCTTATAAACTACTTTGAAAGCCTTTAAAacaagttaaataaataatcaaacaaaGTTCAACAAGATAATGTTGAACATATTGCCTTTTGAAATATCCCTAAATATCACATCAGCTTTCGGTGATAGCcttgataaaagaaataaataaaattgtgtggtgtgtttcgttcaataattaatatacatataaaatgatCAATAGATAAATTAAATCATGACACAATTCATCATTTAATAACTACCTAATTTTTCGTTACAAACTCCACATCACATCAACTGATCAACACATGATAATATGCTCTTTTCTGAATTtgtcaaaaataataataaaaatatgaaatatcagCCAACCTTAACTCACAAATCACAATAAAGTTATGATTTACTTAGTTTAAAATATGGCttgaaaaaattaagttatttcgACTCGTGTGTTCAGTGGATTTGACCAGAATGACAGGTGGTTTGTCTTATtggatataaaaattataaattgttatataaattGATAACTTACGagttaaaatagaatttaaatttgatgattATTAAGTtatactaacatttttttttacttttgtaacCTAAGTCTAATGTTCAcgctgaaaataaaattataccaATTCATGTAAAAATCAAGGGGCTTTGTGGTGAAAGGGAACACCCCCCCCTCCccctttattaattataatataattaattactaataaaaagtttattttagttGTATATGAAAGAGGTGGAAAGCATGTAaggaaattaagaaaattatttcttaGACTGTTAGGGGCATATAAAGAATGGCTTagtctcttaattattttgaaaattataaatacacatatatctagtttaaatatatatttatgaatttcATTTACATGTTTAACTAGACATTTatagatattatttatttttatttatagatatatatttatttttattaactttattttttatatttttaatagaaaataacgTTTGATTAATAGAAACTTATACGAGATACCCCGACCACGAATAATCTGATTGGATCTCTGATGTAAAATCAGTAAACCAACCATGttattaacttatattttttatatttactttattttttgtttataaaatattaaaaaattattcaaaaggatagtatttaataaagttaaaatattacTCGGAATAACATAAGTTCGAGAAatgatgagataaaaaaaaaaaagtagcattGTCTACAATGAGATGACCGATGAGATAGGTCAGATGAGATAAGGCCTTAAAAAGGTAAGGAAAAGGATATTAAATTGGATGATATAAACTGCAGGTGAAATTGAAATTGctgacaaataataataaaatcgagagagagagagagagagagaaatagcATAAATCGGACGGTACAAACCAGGAGATGACTCAATGCTTATCCACTACTTGCAGGTCTAGAAAATGATACAATATGACAATGACCCATGGGTTAATAATTTATCAGTTTTTCTTTCGGGAGGCCCTCGAAAACATGTCTTTGATGTTGTGTGATTCTGTCTCCAATTTTACCTTCTTTGCTTGTCTACCTTTCTTTGCAGTTGTAGCCTTCTTATCATTACTCTGTTCCTGATCAATTTAGtagtaaacaaataaatacaaaacaaaatagcAAATCCAAAGATTCATTCTTCTCCTGTCCCAGCAAATACCTGTAATTCATTACGTAAACCTGGGTTACTTTCTTCGGCATTTACTTGTGCTTTTCCAGTAACCTCGAGTATATTTAACctgcaaaagaaaaaatctcCTTAAGGCATTTTAAAGGAATTCCATTCCAACCCGACTATGGTTTCTCTTATGAATTATAATCAAAATGAATATACAagtaaaatcttttaaataagaCATTCTGAAAGGCTATACTTAAGATGGTCACACAAAAGCTGCAACCAAGGCTTTTCCTTCAAATACTCTCCTAATATGGAGACTGCATCAATCACTGCATCAGTAACACAAGTACGTTAATGCACAGCAAAACTGTGATAGAAAAAGACCAGAGGTGCATTTCAAGTATTAAGAGAAGCATCTACATTAATATTTACTTTCAAGGGATAGGGGAGTGTTGTCAAGGATGATATTGGTGCTTCAATTATTGAAATACACAACTGCACATGAAGCATCAAAATAGACGTGTATTTTGCTCATGCACCAATCCAGAATGAGACGAAGTGTATTCTTAATTGGTAACCCCTCAAACAAGGTAGAAAAACAGTAACCACTAGTATGGTTTTCACATAGTTGAAAAGTTGATAGCCTATTAACAATAAGGATAAATTCAGCTATACTATTTCCATCTCCCAAAATCAACCAACACAACATgtaaattatttgtttcaatgcaaTATACCGTATAACATATCTGTTGAGAAATATTTTAGCTGTATTCACACAAAATAGATACGCTAGTTCCACCAGTTGCCATTGTATCCCTCATCACTGTCGTACATGTATTCACAGACACAGTACAGTCAAAGGCATAATCTTAACGCATATGCACAAGCACACATTTCAAGGGCCACAGTATAAGTCTACCCTTTTCATATTTCACAAAGtacttatctcttttttttcaatttaaactaAAGAGAATAAAATTCTCCGAAAGCCAACAGAACAGAATGGTAATAAACACTTTACATGTGTCTTTCTCTGATTGAACAGCATAGTTTTTGTCCAATTTGGGTAGTGTCTGTTTTAGCTGACAAacctaaaataagaaaaatcaaattaacaaaCTCTGATACAGGTAAAAAGTTTTCTAGCAATTAAATCAAAGATGGTCAAACATAAGTCCGGAGATAAATAGAAGTTTGAAAGCAAACCTTCTATAAAGCAATTCAAGTATTTCGTACGTTGCTTTATAGATGGCTACTTGTAACAGCAATCAAACAGAAGCTAGATATGATTCCTTAATGATGAAGAGTTAATAGTGTAATGAAATAGACGAGACATGtgttcagtctttacattttcGTGAAAAAAACATCACGAAGTTCAGGTATCCATATGCTAAATATCATACCTCCTTAATAGTTCATGGAGGGTGGGATATGCTGTGCAAATACCATATCATGCATATACTAGTTTTGTTCCGCCTAAGAGGGGCGGGGGGGATTATCATATAAACTAAATGATAGTTAAGGAAATAAAGACAAACCTTATAGCACAGCCAACGTAGAACCTTTGAGTCATCAAGTCTGAAAAATTTTGAAGATCCAATTTCTGCATGTGCATAAAGAAAGAAGTCCATGAGAATTATCAATGTGGTCACCATACATTTCTGTCATCACCAGTATAAAAACGTAAAGCCAACAACAAACTTCtcattttctttccataatatCTGCCCAATAAATTACTTAAAACATAAGAAAACTTGGCAAACTTTCAAATCAAGTTGTAAATAGAGAGTACAAGAATATGGTCACCTTTGACTTCAGAAACTACTAGCATACAGTTCTCCACAACAGACATCAACTGCATATATCCTGGATACCCATCAATAAACAATATCTCATCCAGTTGCCTGAACCTCCCAAGATCATCCCCTTTCTGCAAGAAACCAGTGATATtcagaaatataaattttgggggggggggggaacacAGCTAGACCTAATTAATCCATTCACAACCTAAAAAGTAGAAGTTCTGTGGACCTCACAAACAAGGGATATCTTGGACTTTGTGTAGAGGTTCCTTTGTGgataaacctaaaattattagTCTGGGTGAATTCTACACTTTAAGGTGTCATATGTGCGACTAAAACTTATATTCTGTTTCATCAGCAATAGTTGAGCAAGTATTTAAACAAATGGAAAAGACTTTGGAAATAAGAAATGTCTTCCAACTCCCATTGGttcaaaagaaacataaaaataattaccttCATTCTAGCTTCCTCAAATATAGGCAACATGATGAAAACAGGATCAATTGGTGTGGATAAATACATCCGACCATCTGTTggacaacaaaaacaataacaatgaaAAGAATTCCACTTGCTGTTTTACTATagtttcttcatgagactaCTAACATAACAAGAGGAATCACAATGCTTTCATTCAGACAAAGAACAggagatttttaaattttttgaagtgTTGATTAGAATTACAAGAATATGGCATTGGCATACCagggacaaaaaaatatttttaagaaagtaGATAAGAGATCAATTAGAGAAAGTAATGTACCTCAtgaaatataaagataaataacaatGTAAATTGTAAAATGAATCTTAGACAATCAAACATGTACCTTCAGTTATATAATCTCCCAAAAACCAAGATCCATACAAGTTCTTAAACCACTGAAGTTCCTGAAGCATTCCATTTACAAACAGATATTGTGTTGCATTTCCTGTCAAACAAGTGAAAACATATGAAAAAGCCAAGAGAGAGCACACATTCAAAAGCCTCAATAAGTACGATAGTATTAACAAAACTGAACACATTCAAATGTTAACAACATATTAAGAAATTGAGTTGATATAGACAATTAcaataaatcatatatttatataaatttaaatataaataacaaaaaacacgATAAGAAGTAATAAAGTAATGGATACTCTTCAAATTACCAGATTTGGGATGGCGGAGCGATATCATCTGTCCCAGACCATTTCCATCAGTACCAGGATCTGCACTTGCATAAGaacaactaattaaataaaatgcattAACACAACAACACATGATAGTAGAGTAATGCaaaaacaattcaaaaaaaaaaaaaagattcccAAACAGCATAAATAACAATCAGAATGTGGTCacataaaaagaatataaaaattgaaataactaATCAGCAGCTACAACTTAGCGATGCCAGAGTGGCATATATTAACCATCGGAAACTATAAAACAGCAGCATATATTTGTTCAATTTAATTATGGTATTGTTTTTCCTGTTCATATGTTTTCTCTAAAAAGTgactataattttattatatggaaaaaaaagaaaagaaaatgttgaAAATTATGAAGGAAATGTAATTTTACCGGGTGCGACGAGAATCCGTGGTTCCTGAACGCTATCACACCAACTCATGGGTTTAGCAGAAGAGGATTCAAAAGCCCTAACACAGCCAGTCACCGATCGTTCCCTCCCCCGGTAACTTTAACTGTAACGGGATACTGTTAATTTCAGATGTAGAAAGAACAAGAACGGAATAAAGAAAGAATGCTttacattatataaaaaaaatagtagggCACTTACATACATTTGAGAGTGAAGGGAGTTTAACGAGCGACCAGTGAGAGTGGCACTGAATCGCCAAGTGGAGCGCGCGCGGGAATGTTGCCTTCTCTCATTATCAGACACGGGCCCTCTCTATACCAACCGGACCAAGCCCAAGGGCTTTGGGTTGGTTGCTCAACCGGGTCcaacttttccatttttttactaattcaaGTAATAGAAGCTTTTTTTTAGAAGTGCAGATTGTAGACcgataatttttcattttaattacttaaaattaattttataaattgatcaCAAAAAAAGtgggtaaaatattttttaaaaaaaattattaacatgttttaggaatttttactttttttctttgattatcattttaaaatatcaacacataattaaatatttacattacccttaataattaactaattgTTAACATTTTTACATTGTAATTGTTTTAGTAACTATCattttatgttaataaaaaaattcctaaatttGCTTTATTCATTAAAGCTATTTCTTACTTTATTAATCCTATTGTTAAAACCTTAAACAACATTTGGATGGCAACAAAGCAAAGtaatatgacttttaattttttttttataaattatcatatttttaaggAGAGACAAACATGTTGGAGTTGACTACCATTATTatgatcttaaaaaaatatatttttaaagaattagaaaaatgattaatattccttaaaaaaaagaaaaattattagtagtgcccatttcaaaattttattgatgaaaatgataataataataataattaaatttaaaatcatattcttgagtttcttcttatttattattgtttaaagtTACAATAGAGAAGTTAAgaatgaattgtgtttttttaatatttcatttattactTTGACCATACAtacattaattttgaataaaatagtaAGTAGtattatagaaataaaaaaaaaagtttgaaagtGAGATAAATTAAGTGATAGAGATAGAAGTGATGATCCTGACTCATAGAAAATGAGTACAAATGATCCCCTTGGACTAATGATGTTGTGCATCCCTGATCAACACGGCTTGCTTTCGACAATAACGATTAAAAGGCTTTTCTTTGATGTGAAAGAGTTGAATTTGGGTAAAGAAAAAACATTGTGTATCATAGACTACCTTCAAGAGTTTCTGAGCACTAGTTTTAATAATCAAAGTTAAATTATTGTCatgatcaataaaaaataaaagaaaataaaattggcaAGACAAAGCGTGATATGTTGAAGAGTAGCCTGTCATcgactaaataataatatactattataaaatatatcattctcAATTTTTTCCCAGACGTCCTTTGTTCCTGGCTTAACCTGCAACCTAAAGAATTGTCACAAGAGAAAGCAAGATTTATACCTTCTCTTTCTGTGTTCCTCCTCTCTTCATTGTTCGCACATTgactataattatatttacttattaaaataaAGCTACATTATTTTCCATCTTTGAagtaataagataaaaaaaaaatcattatattttttttctaacttcgTTGTGGCCAATAAAGAGTGGAGATAATGTACTGAGTATACAAAGTTACAAACAACATTACAGCATTACTCATGGTTGATATAAAACCTAATTTGTTCGCACCCCGTTTCAATGTTTACTCTATaccttttactttcttttttattttatcctgcTTTTCTTTCCACCTAaaactttcttttcaaatatattaaacaattcattttaattaaattataaatttgaactaacttataattttatataaataaaatataaatacttaatatttgaaaaaaaaatcccgtttgaaaaaatatttgagcTTTTaacttcttattattttttcattttcattttcagtgcttaataaaaaatttcgaGGCAGACTTAGCTAATGGAAAagattaactacaaaaattaaAGCTaccttaataaatatatatgcattaattaatttcatacaaaatatttataattatatattttttaaaaaaattataaaatatatgataaaaaaacatattttctcaatggacaaattaaatattttttaagactcAATATATATTacacgttaaaaaaaaaagactcaataTTACAAATGTCATGTTGCATGTTACcaagatttatatattttctcaaTGCACTTGAAGTCAAACGCATGTTAGAGTTAGAGTCTTATAAACAATGACCATAAGAATAAAAGTGAGAGAAGAAAAagcaaaatgttttcaaacaaCATGTGTTTGAACtgagagaagaaaaacaaaacaaaatttatccTTGATAAAATGTctttaaataacattataaaagttcaaaattaacttataaaacaaattataatttatttgaaaatatattatttcatttaatactATTTTACACTATTCCAAtgacaacaac comes from the Glycine soja cultivar W05 chromosome 6, ASM419377v2, whole genome shotgun sequence genome and includes:
- the LOC114415080 gene encoding ribonuclease H2 subunit B-like isoform X2, with translation MSWCDSVQEPRILVAPDPGTDGNGLGQMISLRHPKSGNATQYLFVNGMLQELQWFKNLYGSWFLGDYITEDGRMYLSTPIDPVFIMLPIFEEARMKKGDDLGRFRQLDEILFIDGYPGYMQLMSVVENCMLVVSEVKEIGSSKFFRLDDSKVLRWLCYKVCQLKQTLPKLDKNYAVQSEKDTLIDAVSILGEYLKEKPWLQLLCDHLKLNILEVTGKAQVNAEESNPGLRNELQSNDKKATTAKKGRQAKKVKLETESHNIKDMFSRASRKKN
- the LOC114415080 gene encoding ribonuclease H2 subunit B-like isoform X1, with translation MSWCDSVQEPRILVAPDPGTDGNGLGQMISLRHPKSGNATQYLFVNGMLQELQWFKNLYGSWFLGDYITEDGRMYLSTPIDPVFIMLPIFEEARMKKGDDLGRFRQLDEILFIDGYPGYMQLMSVVENCMLVVSEVKEIGSSKFFRLDDSKVLRWLCYKVCQLKQTLPKLDKNYAVQSEKDTLIDAVSILGEYLKEKPWLQLLCDHLKLNILEVTGKAQVNAEESNPGLRNELQEQSNDKKATTAKKGRQAKKVKLETESHNIKDMFSRASRKKN